Below is a window of Brassica napus cultivar Da-Ae chromosome A5, Da-Ae, whole genome shotgun sequence DNA.
AGGGCTTCGTAGTACTTTTGAATTCCCTCCTGCGTATTCCCAGCCAGCTTCAGGCTAGTTCCAAGGTCGGTCAAAACAATGGCTAAACACTCCGCTGCTGGCTTGTATGATGCGTCTGCCATCAATGCTTTCTGGTAGGACTGCACAAAGGTATGACCATTTTACGTTAAGAGATTGTCACTTAAGCTAAATCAGCAATTCAGCATAGATAGAGGGAAAGCTAATATCAAACCTCAGCAGCTTCGACGAGCCTCCCTTCTTCTTTATGAAGTATACCACAGTGCGTGAGGGCACAAGCATTACCCGGATCCAACCTAATCGCTTCGGAAAAACAATCAAAAGCTAGATTCCCTTTGTTTTGCGTCTGCAAGCATATCCCTTTCCCAATGTGAGCTTCGACGTTCTTGCAGTCTTTCTCCAGCATAGTCTCGTAGAGAGCAAGCGCATCAGCAAACTTGTTGGCGTAGGAAAGTGTATCATTATTCCCTTGAGTCGCCTTTGGCGTTGGAGACAAAACGTCTGCGGTGGGAGAAGAGAGAGACCCATTGGCAAAACCATTCTCTACAGCTGGTGACCTCTCCCTCTCAGTATTATCTTCTATCCCAACCATCTCCTGAGCCTTTACAAGAAGAAAAATTACATCTTTACATACAAAAATGAAGTTCCGATGAAGCTAAAGCTTTGATCTTTCACAGTATAAGCCCCAAACCCAAGATCACATCAcagaaaaaccctaaaaatccAAGCTTTACAAAAGCACTTACGGGTGAGCGCGAGAGATGAACTTTTGTATGTCTAGTGATGAAAGTCTATAGCCGCTAGAGACGAAATCGAGCGGCTGAAGAAGGGGGAAAGGAGGAATGATCACGGCGAGTATGCATAGAGGAGGCTGATCTCCACCTCGCTCCGCCGTGAGAACAGAAAGCGTTGATCGGTAAGTAGCAAAAACTTAGGGATTTATAGCTCTCGTGAGCCCGAACCAAATCGGTGGAGAGGTTTGCAATTGGACGGAGCGGAGGCGGAGGCGGCGGTGTAGCCTCTGAGCTCCCCGGGGGGCAAGGCAAAGCGGGAGGTTTGAGGTCGGTCCGAGACAGCTGAGAGAGGCAACGTCCTCTCGTGGCttgttgttattattttatttttatttttatttttattttcgagTAATTGTGGTTAAATACCTGAATTGTTAAAATTTACTCTTCGCGTGCAAAAAGAGTGGGCAATGAACAGAGAAGGTGACACAAGTGGGCGTCAAAATAGTTAGGATTGTGTCGGCCCACTTGCGTTTTGCGTTCTCGTTCTTACTTTGGTTTAGCTATCACTTTGTCTCCTAGTGATTTGCAAACTAAATGTCAAATCAGTTTGGAATAATAACTGGACCATGCTTTGGTTAAAGTCAAGAAAACATTATGCTATTTATAATTTCGATTATCCAAAGAGACTTATTTACTGCATGAACAAAACAAACAACTTTTAAACAACACCATATGTAATGTAGGAAGCTAGGAACCAACAATTGCTTTGTGTTGATGTTGATGTCAATGTGTCGCCACTCCAATTTAAAACCCACCAAAAATGCTTTAACTGAAAACAGCATAACAATGTGTATTGCTAAAATTAGGGCTCAACAATCTTGACAAACAAAAATTGTAGTATGATTTATACAGTGTGAATAATGCACCAACATTTCGGTCTGTAAagcaaaacaacaaaacaaaactattattgGGTATATTCAACTGAGAGTTTCATGTGATTTGTATGAAAATGACAAATCTACTGttattcaaacatgaattttaaaaactcatttaaaatctaCTGTTATTGAACTTAACATTTTTCAGAGTACTCTagaatccactgttattgaaaatattttaagttgtggagttttaaagttttcggatgattttagggtgtttgggtgagattttttagttaaaaaaaaaataaaacccaAATCATATGGTTTTAGGTATATTCTagagtggtttaacaaaaatcacataaatctctgcaacttattgaaatcatctaaaatttcaataaaaatcaaatcacctcaaatgttatattgaatacacccccccccccttcGTTAGATGAATAATGATAAAGAGTTGCATAACCTAATAGAAATTTCTTATATGTCTGATCTCCCCTTTTTAAAGTTGTATTTCTACAAATTGAgtgtataataatttataataattttaaattaaactagaGTTTGACTTGTGCACCCgcgtagattttagttttttttttgtaaaattgtttaGTGACTTTTTAAACATATGGATTATTTGTCTAATATTAAGTTCCTATAAACCTACATGGACTTGTAAGAATCTGATTCGAACTCCGTCCAGAAAATTTGTTATATGCGAACagagttttattttaaaataaataagaaaacaatCCACGGTTTGTACTATGAATATCTTTGTATAACTAACTAtgtaaacaattaaaaatatatatttgttaaccGATATGAATTTTTGTCACGAAATGGAGTAATTTTATTCAAacctaaaaaaattattatggttAATACGCAAAATGAATTATGTCGAATTATTATGATAAATGCAATTAATGAAGTagtttaaaaaatgaaaaaaatgtatgtaaaatatataatagttatgTTTTGTAATTCTGTGATAAATAAAATCGAATTAGTTAGAAAAGACAATAAATGAAGTGtttagaattaattaaaaaatgaatgaaaatatGTAAGAAACCACTTAAAATTAGGCAAGTATTACTTTGTATTTCAATTTCAATAgaataaatatcataatatCCAAAATTGAATATCATGATCAAGTAAGTAAGATTAAATGTTcatcaattaaaaataatcataaccttcatagcaaaacaaaaaaaaaaacaaaaaggattAGAACCAATCAATAAGAAAACCAAATTGAACCGGGTATTGGTTTGGGTTAGACATTGCGTTTCGGTTTCGCTCCCACCCAACCCCCGAGTCCATTtccttccttctctctctctctctctctaggtaacAACGAAATCTCACCGTCTCTTTACGGTCACCGGCGATCGGTCAACAGTCGACCTCCGTTAGCCACAACTTTCCTCAATCGCCGACATGCCGATGACTATCGAAGGTAAAAATTCACCTCTCTCCGCTCTCTCTTATTATCTCCCTGACAGAATCGGGATCAGATTCGATATTGATTTCCCCTTTCGTTCAATCTCTCCTTGCTTGATGCGGAATATCTTCTGGAATGCTCGAATTGATGTTTTTGGTACAGTGTAAGTTTTAACACTCGAAACCTCTTTTATGTTGCTTTTGTTGTTACATAATAGTGTATTATAGAATTATGTTTCTTGTTACACAGACTTGCTGGACTTGCCTTCATGTTTTCATCTAGTATCCTCCTTCAGATCCTGGTatgattataatattattattagctTTAGTTCTGTAACTGTAAGCCAAGGCTTTAGATCATTCTCCTGGTTACTAGACTTATTATTAGCTTTACGTAGCAGAGCTGTGGTTATATGTCTATTTTTGTACATGTGGAAAATGTTTTCTGGCAGTGGAACATTTTGAACCTTCTCCTGTTCTGCATATCTCAAGGTTTTGAGGTTTACTCTCTTGTATGTTGATTACTAGATTTGGacttcaaaaaccaaaataacattGAGAATCGTTATCCCATGTCACTTTCCCACGCTAGCCGACGTGGACTTTAGTTTATGCTAAGCTGGAAAACTCAACTGCAACCTCTATGAGGGCAATGTCTAACTTGCTAATGACTTTATACTTTCTGAATAACTTCTCCAAATCCAAACACTTTCCCTCCTGATTGATTTAAGTCTAGTTTTTCTCTTGCAATTCGATAAAGAGAAGCAAGATTTGTCAGATTTTTTCGTATTTGATAAGTTTAtcatatgattctcatcttacTGGATTGTATCGTTTGATGAGCATCACAAACTCTAGTCATCTGAGCGTTTCGTTGGGTCTAATTGTCAGGCGTGTGCGATATATGGTAACTGGTGGCCAATGCTGTCAGCACTCATGTATGTGGTTGTGCCTATGCCATGTATGTTCTTTGGAGGAGGCTCAACCCAATCCTTGATTAGTCGAGATGGTGGAGGGTCAGTTAACTATAGCTTCGAATACTAATTCAAAAGTACAAAACATTAAATCACTGAATTTGCTTCTTGATAAAAACGCAGGTGGATAGATGCAGCGAAGTTCTTGACAGGAGCATCAACCGTGGGAAGCCTGGCGATTCCAATCATTTTAAGGCATGCAGGAATGATTGAAACCGGTGCAATGCTGATAGAATTCACATCGTTTTTCATATTCATATGCACCGTCATGTGTTTTCACCGGGCTAGCCTGGATGATGATTGGTAACAGATGAGTTGTTGTATGTTATTTACTAATTGGACTCGcatgagaaagagaaagagaaagagaaagagagaggagagagttgAAGTGTGATGTGTTGTCTCCTTCTTTTGTAAAGCTTTGTATCAATCAGTGTCTCTGTAAAAAACTATTCATCGTAGTTAATGTGAtgctttgtgtttttctttataaGTTTTGTAACAAGTAACAAAGACTCAACAAGTCTATAAAGGGTGTGGCCTTAAACTTGTTCTAAGGAGATGGTAACCACGGACAAGGAACCAATCTCCTTCTCAATAAGGAGATGGTACTCTCACGGACAAGGAACCAACCTCATTGTCAACTGGGTCAGGGCCTATTTTCCCTCTTTGAACATAACAATATAGCATTATTTCTTCGTGGATACAAAAGCCCATGGGCCTAATATTGAGCCCAATAAGGGTAAAATAGTTTCAATAGAACTCACCCTCACACCCtgcatgtatatatatcctCGCGGATCTTCCCTAATCTCATAAACTGTCTAGCCGTCTGCTAGTGTTCGTCTTTGCAATTTAGGTTTcgtctttttgttgttgttcaaaaaaaaaggtttcgtTGTTGCTTAATCTTAGTTTTGTTCTGTTGCTGTGAAAGTGTTTCTTAATTCTTTggtttattctttttttctggAAGCGGCGAGGATGATGATTCAATTAGATGTGCGAATGGTTTCATTATGAGCTTACAAACTTAATTTGGCAATTATTAATCTGACTTCGCCGTCATcttctttgtgttttttttttaattctcttGTAAATTTGAGGAATGGATTGTGAGTGATGATTCAATTAGATGTGCGAATGGTTTCATTATGAGCACACAACACTAAATTTGGCAATTTTTATCTGACACTTCCATTCCTCCCAATATTTTCCCAGGTTTTTTAACccaatttgttttcttttctcgtTTTATTCCGATAGTGTATGGGGTACTTTCCCCAAGCTGTGAAATTGATATAGAAATATACACCGTAGTCACGGACAGTAAAGAAAACTCTGCTAATCGAACAACAGAATAACAAGTTACTCAAATTTAATCCACATGCTCAACGAACGATAAAAGAGATTGATATCTTTCGTCAAATGTTCGTGGTGTAGAGAGAGATAAACTAGTTTTCTGAAGATTTAGTTTAAAAGACTATTAAGTATAATGATCTGTATATAAATCATgattcctaaaccctaaagatTAGTTACATTGGTAACAAAGATGAGCATAGGCCTAAATGTAGGTCGACAAGGACAATATGTGGGATATTATTTGTTCTAATTTGTCAAATAGAAAGTTAAAAACTATCCAGTGTCAAATAAAAATTTGCAAAACTAGACATCATTTTGTATAAACGAGaagcaaaaaaatattgtatgcTGCTTTGGTATCACCAGCAAAGTATCCACTGTGGGAGAGCAAGCTGTTAGCCGAGTGTTCAAGTAAAATTCGAAATCGGAAAGATGTGCTGTTGTTTTTTGTCACCTCCAAAGTCTCTTTTGTCATCTACTCCTCGAAGAAATCTTGGAAGAAGTCTGCATTGTTTTTTTACTAAATGTTCTCTTCTGCCGTTTGAGAACTAATGCTACCCACGGACTCAAAATGTTAGTGAATTTCATATTAGAATTGTTTTGGTATTGTGGCCACATTcgatttaaagattttttagtTGGAATACAATCTTAGTGTAACactaaattttgtaaatcatACAATCAGTAGTCTCTATAGCTAGAGAAATTGTTTACATCAAGCaataacaaaactaaaccaattaAAATATTTGCGGTTTACCATAGCAAAACAGAACAATGAGATACAACACCATTAGACAGGAGCTAACAGGGCCGAAGCCAGGAAAAAAATTAGTGGATGCATAGTgctgataaaatatattatgtacgGAAATTAATGTGATTGTGGGTTGCATTGAACACCCTACCACAAGATCTACTGGGTGCATTCTCTACCAATTGAACTAATTTAACATAATTATTGAATGTAGCATGACAATTCTTAAAACATTACGGGTTGCACTTGCACCCAAAGCACCAACTTAGCTTTGCCCTTGGGAGCAAACATAACACATAAACAACAATTATTGTTGCTGAGCAGTCTTTGAACTCAACGCCAATCATGCTAAAAAGTGAAATGAGGTTTTGGAAATTAGAGAACGCCCGTGATTGAAACCTCAACTAAATTTTAGCTCTTACGCCGGAAGCAGACTAGTGTTGAAAATTCTTTTGATTAGTGTTTTCACTCCGC
It encodes the following:
- the LOC111215741 gene encoding vacuolar protein sorting-associated protein 55 homolog isoform X1; amino-acid sequence: MPMTIEGKNSPLSALSYYLPDRIGIRFDIDFPFRSISPCLMRNIFWNARIDVFGTVLAGLAFMFSSSILLQILACAIYGNWWPMLSALMYVVVPMPCMFFGGGSTQSLISRDGGGWIDAAKFLTGASTVGSLAIPIILRHAGMIETGAMLIEFTSFFIFICTVMCFHRASLDDDW
- the LOC111215741 gene encoding vacuolar protein sorting-associated protein 55 homolog isoform X2, translated to MFSSSILLQILACAIYGNWWPMLSALMYVVVPMPCMFFGGGSTQSLISRDGGGWIDAAKFLTGASTVGSLAIPIILRHAGMIETGAMLIEFTSFFIFICTVMCFHRASLDDDW